One segment of Drosophila mauritiana strain mau12 chromosome 3R, ASM438214v1, whole genome shotgun sequence DNA contains the following:
- the LOC117143229 gene encoding flocculation protein FLO11, whose amino-acid sequence MRLCLLVLGCVIAASAWPVDQLSVRDHGINGWFVPQREGGLRWIGKAEAERQLEYYEAQEALEGRLSTNTVNFYLYTLQNPSTGQQIKATQASIDGSFFNPKNPTRITIHGWNSNYKDGVNTRIADAWFQYGDYNMIAVDWFRGRSLEYATSVAGAPGAGKKIAALVDFLVEGYGMSLDTLEIVGFSLGAHVAGHTAKQVNSGKVGKIVGLDPASPLISYSKTEKRLSSDDALYVESIQTNGAILGFGQPIGKAAFYMNGGRSQPGCGIDITGSCSHTRAVLYYVEALLWNNFPSMKCESTADANKNNCGNTYSSVLMGATINFFVAEGIFYVPVNKESPYGLGEVNNGGESTTAAPEVTSTTDNGEDESTTVVSTSTTTGKPGESTTEEPEEDSTTNKKPEESSTTTEQPEDSTTTSGEPEDSTTEAPEETTTEEPEETSTSPSDTEDSTTEEPEEETTTENPEETSTSPSDIEDSTTEEPEEDTTTPKESEESTTTSPEDDDTTSAPGEDDDTTVAPEDDEEETTTEDSEDSTTEEPEEVSTTPKDSEESTTTTSAPGDDDDSTTEEPEEDTTTTKKPVEPSTTTEEPEDSTTEVPEESTTEEPDKNTTLTEEPEDTSTTNAEPEVSTTVEPDVDSTVDPEGDKSTTEVLEDVSTTPVPTELPSTTGVPPEVPITTLAPEVPSTPPPKDGNTKNIFIFNVFLVNVKIENKS is encoded by the exons ATGAGATTGTGCCTTCTTGTGCTGGGCTGCGTGATAGCTG CCAGCGCCTGGCCGGTCGACCAACTTTCGGTTCGAGATCATGGCATCAATGGATGGTTTGTCCCTCAAAGGGAAGGTGGCCTAAGATGGATTGGTAAAGCGGAGGCGGAGCGCCAGTTGGAATACTACGAGGCTCAGGAGGCGTTGGAAGGTCGTCTGTCCACCAACACGGTTAACTTCTACCTCTACACGCTGCAGAATCCTAGCACTGGACAGCAGATCAAGGCTACCCAAGCCTCCATCGATGGCTCATTTTTCAATCCCAAAAATCCAACTAG AATCACCATTCACGGTTGGAACTCAAACTACAAGGATGGGGTGAACACCAGGATAGCCGATGCCTGGTTCCAGTACGGCGACTACAACATGATTGCAGTAGACTGGTTCCGTGGGCGTTCCTTGGAGTACGCTACCTCTGTGGCCGGAGCCCCAGGAGCTGGAAAGAAAATAGCCGCACTTGTGGACTTCCTAGTGGAGGGATACGGCATGAGCCTGGACACTCTGGAAATTGTGGGCTTCAGTTTGGGCGCTCACGTTGCAGGACACACCGCCAAGCAGGTGAACTCTGGCAAGGTGGGAAAAATCGTGGGCTTGGATCCTGCCTCTCCCCTCATCAGCTACTCAAAGACCGAAAAGCGTCTGTCCAGCGATGATGCATTGTATGTGGAGTCAATCCAGACAAACGGTGCCATTTTGGGCTTCGGCCAGCCAATCGGAAAAGCTGCTTTCTACATGAACGGCGGTAGATCACAGCCTGGTTGTGGTATCGATATAACCGGCAGTTGCTCACACACAAGAGCTGTTCTGTATTACGTGGAGGCGCTGCTGTGGAACAACTTTCCTTCGATGAAGTGCGAATCCACCGCGGACGCCAACAAGAACAACTGTGGCAATACATACAGTTCAGTCTTGATGGGTGCTACCATAAACTTCTTTGTCGCAGAAGGTATCTTCTACGTGCCGGTAAACAAGGAATCCCCTTACGGACTTGGAGAAGTGAACAATGGCGGAGAGTCTACAACAGCTGCTCCTGAAGTTACTTCTACTACTGATAATGGTGAAGATGAGTCGACGACCGTCGTCTCCACATCGACGACAACGGGTAAGCCAGGGGAGTCCACAACCGAAGAACCCGAAGAGGATTccacaacaaacaaaaagcccGAAGAATCCTCTACTACAACCGAACAGCCCGAAGACTCGACTACTACAAGCGGAGAACCAGAAGATTCAACTACGGAAGCCCCAGAAGAAACGACCACAGAAGAGCCCGAAGAGACCTCTACATCACCAAGTGATACTGAGGATTCAACAACGGAGGAGCCTGAAGAA GAAACAACCACCGAGAACCCCGAAGAAACCTCTACATCACCCAGTGATATTGAGGATTCAACAACTGAAGAGCCCGAAGAAGATACTACTACACCCAAGGAATCCGAGGAGTCCACCACTACAAGTCCTGAGGATGATGATACTACGTCAGCACCTGGCGAAGATGATGATACTACCGTAGCTCCAGAAGATGACGAAGAGGAAACAACCACCGAGGATTCTGAGGATTCAACAACTGAAGAGCCCGAAGAAGTTTCTACTACACCGAAAGATTCCGAGGAGTCGACCACTACTACGTCAGCAcctggcgatgatgatgattcaACAACCGAGGAGCCCGAGGAAGATACTACAACGACCAAGAAGCCAGTTGAACCCTCAACTACAACCGAAGAACCTGAGGATTCGACTACTGAAGTTCCCGAGGAGTCTACAACAGAAGAACCCGATAAGAATACCACATTAACGGAAGAGCCAGAAGACACATCTACAACAAACGCAGAACCGGAAGTATCGACAACCGTTGAACCGGATGTTGATAGTACTGTTGATCCAGAAGGTGACAAGTCGACAACGGAGGTCCTCGAGGATGTATCCACAACCCCTGTTCCCACTGAGCTTCCTTCGACAACGGGTGTTCCTCCTGAAGTTCCCATCACCACCCTGGCTCCAGAAGTTCCCTCAACACCACCACCGAAAGATGGAAATACCAAGAACATCTTCATTTTTAACGTGTTTTTGGTGAATGTTAAGATAGAAAACAAAAGTTGA
- the LOC117143234 gene encoding phospholipase A1, protein MMKLFLALAFCVLAANAVEVRVNGENGWYVPQADGTMEWMDREFAEAYLETKNRMEGRNVLNPVTFYLYTNSNRNSPQEIKATSASISGSHFNPNHPTRFTIHGWSSSKDEFINYGVRDAWFTHGDMNMIAVDWGRARSVDYASSVLAVPGVGEQVATLINFMRSNHGLNLDNTMVIGHSLGAHVSGYAGKNVKNGQLHTIIGLDPALPLFSYDSPNKRLSSTDAYYVESIQTNGGTLGFLKPIGKGAFYPNGGKSQPGCGVDLTGSCAHSRSVIYYAESVTQNNFPTMRCGDYEEAVAKECGSSYSSVRMGATTNAYMVAGDYYVPVRSDAPYGMGN, encoded by the exons ATGATGAAACTGTTCCTGGCCTTGGCCTTTTGTGTCCTGGCGG CTAATGCCGTGGAGGTTCGTGTGAATGGTGAGAACGGATGGTATGTGCCCCAGGCCGATGGTACCATGGAGTGGATGGACCGCGAGTTCGCCGAGGCCTACTTGGAGACCAAGAACCGCATGGAGGGACGCAACGTTCTGAACCCCGTCACCTTCTACCTGTACACCAACTCGAACCGTAACTCTCCCCAGGAGATCAAGGCTACGTCAGCATCGATCTCTGGCTCGCACTTCAATCCCAACCACCCCACCCGCTTCACCATCCACGGATGGTCCTCCAGCAAGGATGAGTTCATCAACTACGGTGTCCGCGATGCCTGGTTCACCCACGGCGACATGAACATGATTGCCGTCGACTGGGGACGTGCTCGTTCCGTGGACTACGCCTCCTCCGTTCTGGCTGTTCCCGGAGTCGGCGAGCAGGTCGCTACCCTGATCAACTTTATGCGCAGCAACCACGGCCTGAATCTGGACAACACCATGGTGATCGGTCACAGCCTGGGCGCCCATGTCTCTGGCTATGCTGGCAAGAATGTGAAGAACGGCCAGCTGCACACCATCATTGGTCTGGACCCCGCCCTGCCCCTCTTCAGCTACGATTCCCCCAACAAGCGCCTGAGCTCCACCGATGCTTACTACGTGGAGTCCATCCAGACCAACGGAGGAACCCTGGGATTCCTGAAGCCCATCGGCAAGGGAGCCTTCTACCCCAACGGAGGAAAGAGCCAGCCCGGATGCGGTGTTGATCTCACCGGATCCTGCGCCCACAGCCGCTCAGTGATCTACTACGCCGAGTCCGTGACCCAGAACAACTTCCCCACCATGCGCTGCGGCGACTACGAGGAGGCTGTGGCCAAGGAGTGCGGTAGCTCCTACAGCTCCGTCCGCATGGGAGCCACCACCAACGCCTACATGGTCGCTGGAGATTACTATGTTCCCGTCCGTAGCGATGCTCCCTACGGAATGGGCAACTAA
- the LOC117143237 gene encoding phospholipase A1 2, whose protein sequence is MRELFFLAALLVTGIALPIEERINGENGWYVPQDDGTFGWMDKKDAEELLENISPLEFRSNEVSFYLYTKQNPTEGQEITGDASSIVASHFNKDHGTRFVIHGWKGKYTDSMNVDITKAWLSKGDFNVIVVNWARSQSVDYAMSVRAVPGAGTKVGEMIQYMHENHDMSLETLKVIGHSLGAHVAGYAGKQVGQKRVHTIVGLDPALPLFSYDKQDKRLSSEDAFYVESIQTNGGVKGFVKPIGKATFYVSGGRKQPGCGVDLAGTCSHARSVLYYAEAVTENSFGAIQCQDYQAALDNKCGSTFSSVRMAEDSNAYNVEGHFYVPVNSEAPFGQTE, encoded by the exons ATGAGGGAGTTATTTTTTCTAGCAGCATTATTAGTAACGG GTATAGCCCTTCCTATTGAGGAGCGTATCAATGGCGAAAATGGGTGGTATGTGCCCCAGGACGATGGCACTTTTGGTTGGATGGACAAAAAGGACGCTGAAGAGCTCTTAGAGAACATTTCCCCTCTGGAATTCCGTTCCAATGAAGTGTCCTTCTATCTGTACACGAAACAAAACCCGACGGAAGGCCAAGAAATTACTGGCGATGCTTCTTCAATTGTAGCCTCCCATTTCAACAAGGACCATGGAACGCGTTTTGTCATTCATGGATGGAAGGGGAAATATACCGATAGCATGAACGTCGATATAACCAAGGCCTGGCTCTCAAAGGGAGACTTTAACGTGATCGTTGTGAACTGGGCTCGGTCCCAGTCCGTGGACTATGCCATGTCCGTACGAGCTGTTCCTGGAGCTGGAACCAAAGTGGGAGAGATGATCCAGTACATGCACGAAAATCACGATATGTCACTTGAAACCCTGAAGGTGATTGGACACAGTTTGGGTGCCCATGTGGCTGGTTATGCTGGTAAGCAAGTTGGCCAGAAGAGAGTCCACACAATTGTTGGTCTGGATCCTGCCCTGCCGCTTTTCAGCTACGATAAGCAGGACAAGCGACTGTCCAGCGAAGATGCCTTCTATGTCGAGTCCATCCAGACCAATGGTGGCGTAAAGGGATTCGTAAAGCCCATTGGAAAAGCCACGTTCTATGTGAGTGGAGGAAGGAAACAACCAGGATGTGGAGTAGACCTTGCAGGAACCTGTTCCCATGCCCGGTCCGTTCTCTACTACGCCGAGGCTGTCACCGAGAACAGTTTCGGAGCCATCCAGTGCCAGGACTACCAGGCTGCTCTGGACAACAAGTGTGGCAGCACCTTTAGCAGCGTCCGCATGGCAGAGGATTCGAATGCGTACAATGTGGAGGGCCACTTCTATGTGCCTGTAAACAGTGAGGCTCCATTCGGGCAAACTGAATAG
- the LOC117143236 gene encoding phospholipase A1 VesT1.02 — MRVFIALAALLATVSAHPIEERVNGENGWFVPQVDGSFEWVDKQDAEELLNRNSLIEPRSNDVSFYLYTKHNPTTGREIRADASSIEDSHFDKNQGTRFVIHGWNGRYTDGMNVKITRAWLSKGDYNVIVVNWDRAQSVDYISSVRAVPGAGAKVGEMIEYLHEHHHMSLESLEVIGHSLGAHVAGYAGKQVGGKRVHTIVGLDPAMPLFSYDKPDKRLSTEDAFYVESIQTNGGEKGFLKPIGKGTFYPNGGRNQPGCGSDIGGTCAHGRSVTYYVEAVTEDNFGTIKCHDYQAALANECGSTYSGVRMGAVTNAYMVEGDFYVPVNGQAPFGKIE; from the exons ATGAGAGTGTTCATAGCTCTAGCGGCTTTGTTGGCAACAG TTAGTGCCCATCCCATTGAGGAACGTGTCAATGGAGAAAATGGTTGGTTTGTGCCTCAGGTAGACGGCAGTTTTGAGTGGGTGGACAAACAGGACGCCGAGGAACTCTTAAATAGAAATTCACTCATCGAACCACGTTCCAATGACGTGTCCTTCTACCTGTACACCAAACATAACCCAACCACGGGAAGGGAAATCAGGGCTGATGCTTCCTCAATCGAAGACTCCCATTTCGATAAGAACCAGGGCACTCGTTTCGTAATCCACGGGTGGAATGGACGCTACACTGATGGCATGAACGTCAAGATCACCAGAGCCTGGCTTTCGAAGGGAGACTACAACGTAATCGTCGTTAACTGGGATCGTGCCCAGTCCGTGGACTATATCTCATCGGTGCGAGCTGTTCCTGGAGCTGGAGCCAAAGTGGGGGAAATGATTGAGTATCTGCACGAACACCATCATATGTCCCTGGAGAGTCTGGAAGTAATCGGGCACAGTTTGGGTGCTCATGTGGCTGGCTATGCTGGAAAGCAGGTGGGAGGCAAAAGGGTGCACACGATTGTCGGCCTGGATCCTGCCATGCCTCTCTTCAGCTACGATAAGCCGGACAAGCGACTGTCCACCGAAGATGCCTTCTACGTGGAGTCTATCCAGACCAATGGCGGCGAAAAGGGTTTCCTAAAACCCATTGGCAAAGGCACCTTCTATCCGAATGGAGGACGAAATCAACCAGGTTGCGGTTCAGACATCGGAGGAACCTGCGCCCACGGGCGATCCGTTACCTATTATGTGGAGGCCGTCACCGAGGATAACTTCGGAACCATTAAGTGTCACGACTACCAGGCTGCGTTGGCCAACGAATGCGGAAGCACCTACAGTGGAGTTCGCATGGGAGCTGTAACCAACGCCTACATGGTCGAGGGTGACTTCTATGTGCCCGTAAACGGCCAGGCCCCCTTCGGCAAGATCGAATAG
- the LOC117143233 gene encoding phospholipase A1 VesT1.02 — MKVFFVLAALLAAVSALPIEERVNGENGWFIPKLDGSFEWMDMQDAEDLMANGAQMEGRISTNAVNFYLYTKSNPTDGKEIKAKSGSVEDSHFNKDHGTRFVIHGWTQRYSDDMNTRITKAWLSKGDYNVIVVDWARARSVDYASSVLAVPGAGGKVGEMIKYLHDHHGLDYDSLEVIGHSLGAHVAGYAGKTVGDQRVHTIVGLDPALPLFSYDKPAKRLSTDDAHYVESIQTNGGKLGFLKPIGKGAFYPNGGKSQPGCGLDATGSCSHGRSVLYYAEAVTEDNFGSIKCHDYEDAVAKKCGSTYSSVRMGAITNAYMVDGDFYVPVNSEAPFGKIE, encoded by the exons ATGAAGGTGTTTTTTGTTCTTGCCGCCTTACTGGCAGCAG TGAGTGCCCTGCCCATTGAGGAGCGCGTCAATGGAGAGAATGGCTGGTTCATCCCCAAGCTTGATGGAAGCTTCGAGTGGATGGACATGCAGGATGCCGAGGATCTGATGGCCAACGGAGCCCAGATGGAGGGCCGCATCAGCACCAACGCCGTGAACTTCTACCTCTACACCAAGTCGAACCCCACCGATGGCAAGGAGATCAAGGCCAAGTCCGGCTCCGTCGAGGATTCCCACTTCAACAAGGATCATGGCACCCGCTTCGTCATCCACGGCTGGACCCAGAGGTACTCCGACGACATGAACACCCGCATCACCAAGGCCTGGTTGTCCAAGGGCGACTACAACGTGATCGTCGTTGACTGGGCCCGTGCCCGTTCCGTAGACTACGCCTCTTCCGTCCTGGCTGTTCCTGGAGCCGGTGGCAAGGTTGGTGAGATGATCAAGTACCTGCACGACCACCACGGCTTGGACTACGACAGCCTGGAGGTGATTGGCCACAGTCTGGGAGCCCATGTTGCTGGATACGCCGGAAAGACCGTCGGAGACCAGCGTGTCCACACCATTGTGGGTCTGGATCCTGCCCTGCCTCTCTTCAGCTACGATAAGCCCGCTAAGCGTCTGTCCACCGATGATGCCCACTACGTAGAGTCTATCCAGACCAACGGCGGCAAGCTGGGATTCCTGAAGCCCATCGGCAAGGGAGCCTTCTACCCCAACGGAGGCAAGAGCCAGCCCGGATGCGGACTGGACGCCACCGGATCCTGCTCCCACGGACGCTCCGTCCTCTACTACGCCGAGGCCGTCACCGAGGACAACTTTGGATCCATTAAGTGCCACGACTACGAGGACGCCGTTGCCAAGAAGTGCGGAAGCACCTACTCCAGCGTTCGCATGGGAGCCATTACCAACGCCTACATGGTCGATGGTGACTTCTATGTCCCCGTGAACAGCGAGGCACCCTTCGGCAAGATCGAGTAA
- the LOC117143231 gene encoding phospholipase A1 VesT1.02-like: MKTFLILAFFALAASAIPIKESERVHGENGWYVPQEDGTSEWVDMDVAEQWMEAQELLESRGLTTVPVKFYLYTSSNPTKGKKITASTKSIDASSFNSAHPTRFVIHGWTQSYTASMNKDIRSAWLSKGDYNVIVVDWARARSVDYATSVMAVSATGKKVAKMINFLKDNHGLNLNDVYVIGHSLGAHVAGYAGKNTDGQVHTIIGLDPALPLFSYNKPNKRLNSDDAWYVESIQTNGGNLGFLKPIGKGAFYPNGGKTQPGCGLDLTGACSHGRSTTYYAEAVSEDNFGSIKCGDYEAAVSNECGSTYSSVRMGADTNAYMVDGDFYVPVNSKAPFGMIN, encoded by the exons ATGAAAACATTCCTGATTTTGGCATTCTTTGCTCTGGCCG CTTCGGCTATTCCGATCAAGGAATCTGAGCGCGTCCATGGGGAGAACGGCTGGTACGTTCCCCAGGAGGATGGCACTTCCGAGTGGGTGGACATGGACGTTGCCGAACAGTGGATGGAAGCCCAAGAGCTGCTGGAAAGCCGTGGCTTGACCACCGTTCCCGTGAAGTTCTACCTGTACACCTCCTCAAACCCCACCAAGGGCAAGAAGATCACCGCGTCCACCAAGTCCATTGATGCCTCCAGCTTTAACTCCGCCCACCCAACGCGCTTCGTGATCCACGGTTGGACCCAGAGCTACACCGCCAGCATGAACAAGGACATCCGCAGTGCCTGGCTCTCCAAGGGAGACTACAACGTGATCGTCGTCGACTGGGCCCGTGCACGTTCCGTGGATTACGCCACCTCTGTTATGGCTGTCTCTGCCACCGGAAAGAAGGTTGCCAAGATGATCAACTTCCTGAAGGACAACCACGGTCTGAATCTTAATGACGTGTACGTGATTGGTCACAGCCTGGGCGCCCATGTGGCTGGATATGCCGGCAAGAACACCGACGGCCAGGTGCACACCATCATTGGTCTGGACCCCGCCCTGCCCCTCTTCAGCTACAACAAACCCAACAAGCGCCTGAATTCCGATGATGCCTGGTATGTGGAGTCCATCCAGACCAATGGTGGTAACTTGGGATTCCTGAAGCCCATCGGCAAGGGAGCTTTCTATCCTAACGGAGGAAAGACCCAGCCCGGATGCGGATTGGACCTGACTGGCGCCTGCTCCCACGGACGCTCTACTACCTACTACGCCGAGGCCGTCTCCGAGGACAACTTTGGATCCATCAAGTGTGGCGACTACGAGGCAGCCGTTTCCAATGAGTGCGGAAGCACCTACTCCAGCGTTCGCATGGGAGCTGATACCAACGCCTACATGGTCGATGGTGACTTCTATGTGCCCGTGAACAGCAAGGCTCCCTTCGGCATGATTAACTGA
- the LOC117143232 gene encoding phospholipase A1-like, which produces MKTFLILAIVALAASAYALEESERVNGENGWYVPQQDGSLEWVDMDVAEEWMEAQEKLEGRGLTTVPVNFYLFTPKNPSSSKHIYATTKSISKSNFNPAHPTRFVIHGWTQSYLNSMNSDIRKAFLSKGDYNVIVVDWARARSVDYATSVMAVAATGKKVAKMINFLKDNHGLNLNDVYVIGHSLGAHVAGYAGKNTDGQVHTIIGLDPALPLFSYNKPNKRLNSDDAWYVESIQTNGGTLGFLKPIGKGAFYPNGGKTQPGCPLDVTGACSHGRSTTYYAEAVSQDNFGTMKCGDYEEAVSKECGSTYSSVRMGADTNAYMVEGDFYVPVNSKAPFGMIN; this is translated from the exons ATGAAGACTTTCCTGATTTTGGCTATCGTTGCTCTAGCCG CTTCGGCTTATGCTCTGGAGGAATCCGAGCGCGTCAACGGGGAGAACGGCTGGTACGTTCCCCAGCAGGACGGCTCCCTCGAGTGGGTGGACATGGATGTGGCTGAGGAGTGGATGGAGGCCCAGGAGAAGCTTGAGGGTCGTGGCTTGACCACCGTTCCCGTGAACTTTTACCTGTTCACGCCCAAGAACCCCTCCAGCAGCAAGCACATCTACGCCACCACCAAGTCCATTTCCAAGTCCAACTTCAACCCTGCTCACCCTACCCGTTTCGTGATCCACGGCTGGACCCAGAGCTACTTGAACAGCATGAACTCGGACATCCGCAAGGCCTTCCTCTCCAAGGGAGACTACAACGTGATCGTGGTCGATTGGGCCCGTGCCCGTTCCGTGGATTACGCCACCTCTGTTATGGCTGTCGCTGCCACCGGAAAGAAGGTTGCCAAGATGATCAACTTCCTGAAGGACAACCACGGTCTGAATCTTAATGACGTGTACGTGATTGGTCACAGCCTGGGCGCCCATGTGGCTGGATATGCCGGCAAGAACACCGACGGCCAGGTGCACACCATCATTGGTCTGGACCCCGCCCTGCCCCTCTTCAGCTACAACAAGCCCAACAAGCGTCTGAATTCCGACGACGCCTGGTATGTGGAGTCCATCCAGACCAACGGCGGCACTCTGGGATTCCTGAAGCCCATCGGCAAGGGAGCCTTCTACCCCAACGGTGGAAAGACACAGCCCGGCTGCCCTCTGGATGTGACTGGAGCCTGCTCCCACGGACGCTCCACCACCTACTATGCTGAGGCCGTCAGCCAGGACAACTTCGGAACCATGAAGTGCGGCGACTACGAGGAAGCCGTTTCCAAGGAGTGCGGAAGCACCTACTCCAGCGTTCGCATGGGAGCTGATACCAACGCCTACATGGTCGAGGGCGACTTCTATGTGCCCGTGAACAGCAAGGCTCCCTTCGGCATGATTAACTAA